The Bacteroides fragilis NCTC 9343 genome includes the window CGTATTCTTAACTCGCTATTGCGAGAAACGGAATGACCGTTATTATCCTTTTTCTTTCAGGATCACATCGTGTGCACCACCCTCTACGATACTTGTGGATGAAACCAGCGTGATCTTGGCATTTTGTTGCAAATCGGGAATGGTAACAGCACCGCAACTGCACATCGTAGCCTTGATCTTACTCAGAGTGGCCGCCAGGTTGTCTTTCATCTTGCCGGCATAAGGCACGTAACTGTCTACACCTTCTTCAAACTTAAGCGATTCACTTCCACCCATATCGTAACGTTGCCAGTTCTGGGCACGATTTGAACCTTCGCCCCAATACTCTTTCACGTAGTTGTTCTTGATGCAGAGCTTCTTGGTAGGCGATTCGTCAAAACGTGCGAAATAACGACCCATCATCAGGAAATCGGCTCCCATGGCAAGGGCAAGCACCATGTGATAGTCGTGCACCAATCCGCCATCACTACAAATAGGTACATAAATACCCGTCCGTGCCTGATATTCGTCGCGGGCACGAGCCACATCTTGCAGGGCAGTCGCCTGTCCACGTCCGATACCTTTCTGCTCACGGGTGATACAGATAGATCCACCTCCGATACCCACCTTCACAAAGTCGGCACCAGCCTCTGCCAGATAGAGGAAACCTTCTTTATCTACCACATTACCGGCACCTACCAGCACTTTATCTCCATATTGTTGCTTGATCCATTGCAGGGTCTCATACTGCCATTCCGAATAACCATCCGAAGAATCGATACAGAGCACATCTACTCCGGCTTCTACCAAGGCAGGGACACGCTCCTGATAGTCACGGGTATTGATACCGGCACCTACCAACAATTTCTTGTCGGGACTCGACACCTCGTTCGGATTCTCCTTGTGGCTGTCGTAGTCCTTGCGGAAAACAAAGTAAGCTAGACGTCCTTCTTTGTCGATAATAGGAAGTGTATTGAGTTTATGATCCCAGATAATCTGGTTGGCCTCGCTCAGTGTCAATCCCACTTCACCCACAATCAGCTTCTCAAAAGGAGTCATGAAGTCTTTGATCTTTTTATCCAGCGGGTCTCTGGAGATACGATAGTCACGGCTGGTTACCAAT containing:
- a CDS encoding IMP dehydrogenase, coding for MAVYVEEVSRTFGEYLLIPGLTTKQCVPSNVSLRTPLVKHAAGTQAAIELNIPFVSAIMQSVSGPELAIELARNGGLSFIFGSQPIASQAEMVRKVKKFKAGFVTSDSNLTPEHTLEDVLRLLRQTGHSTIGITDDGSPNGHLLGLVTSRDYRISRDPLDKKIKDFMTPFEKLIVGEVGLTLSEANQIIWDHKLNTLPIIDKEGRLAYFVFRKDYDSHKENPNEVSSPDKKLLVGAGINTRDYQERVPALVEAGVDVLCIDSSDGYSEWQYETLQWIKQQYGDKVLVGAGNVVDKEGFLYLAEAGADFVKVGIGGGSICITREQKGIGRGQATALQDVARARDEYQARTGIYVPICSDGGLVHDYHMVLALAMGADFLMMGRYFARFDESPTKKLCIKNNYVKEYWGEGSNRAQNWQRYDMGGSESLKFEEGVDSYVPYAGKMKDNLAATLSKIKATMCSCGAVTIPDLQQNAKITLVSSTSIVEGGAHDVILKEKG